The following are encoded together in the Citrus sinensis cultivar Valencia sweet orange chromosome 1, DVS_A1.0, whole genome shotgun sequence genome:
- the LOC102609102 gene encoding uncharacterized protein LOC102609102, with product MATESKASVGKVKSSNQASSSKGKPDSSSLNKKKIDSSIKQPPKSSSALTKTEVKSKTTSSSSKTITKTTTKVREKKVFTLPGQKFDPPEEREPLRIFYESLSKQIPTSEMAEFWMMEHGLLSPERAKKAYEKKQRKQKQVRMGTPNKSPHPLSNKPESSQKQQQGSKNGDIKAKRRVSNDADDDDDFILSPKRRKG from the exons ATGGCTACAGAGAGCAAGGCCAGTGTAGGGAAGGTGAAGTCAAGCAATCAAGCTAGTTCTTCAAAGGGGAAGCctgattcttcttctttgaacaagaagaagattgATAGCTCGATCAAACAGCCGCCAAAATCTTCATCTGCGCTCACAAAAACAGAG GTAAAGTCGAAAACGACTTCAAGCTCATCAAAAACTATTACAAAAACAACCACAAAAGTGAGAGAGAAGAAAGTGTTCACATTGCCCGGACAGAAATTTGATCCTCCCGAAGAG AGAGAGCCCTTGAGGATATTCTATGAATCGTTGTCAAAACAGATACCAACAAGTGAAATGGCAGAATTTTG GATGATGGAACATGGCTTGTTATCCCCTGAGAGAGCCAAAAAGGCATACGAGAAGAAACAGAGAAAGCAAAAGCAAGTTCGGATGGGGACACCAAACAAATCTCCACACCCACTCAGCAACAAACCTGAGAGTTCACAGAAACAGCAGCAGGGATCAAAGAATGGAGATATCAAAGCCAAGAGAAGAGTAAGCAATGAcgctgatgatgatgatgatttcatTTTAAGTCCCAAGAGAAGGAAAGGGTAA